The following are encoded together in the Oscarella lobularis chromosome 10, ooOscLobu1.1, whole genome shotgun sequence genome:
- the LOC136192032 gene encoding atlastin-2-like — MGRSVQLADVHDDTFCFDSNVLSAICKKIGERKVSLVSVSGPTRSGKSFLLNFFLGFMNQKSTGTWLEDQDDVTERKFHWRGGSERNTTGIWIWDEPFIVKRPEHQDEIAVLFIDTQGVFDTQASVKENTMLFAFSTLISSVQIYNLPRMISESDLMHLELFVKYGELALEGSSASSKPFQNLTFLIRDWSWPRESKYGYEGGRDYLARCFQERSSPNLTHQHVQQCFDALTCFLMPHPGFEVTENEQFEGRLPDIRGEFKTQLKNFVPSLLTPSKLLVKKIAGEEITGRGLFSISKKYADAFTTQGMPIPKTIFESTAEFNHQAAVSMVSTYYMEEMDKIIDGKNYIPEPKLESEHRVKKERAFEAFDAYPKMGSRLFGKRYRDSLEERIEKAYANFQEQNRQRTLGAAVRRTWNNHKSKLYTVAGVAGVVGALLARR; from the exons ATGGGCCGTTCTGTTCAACTAGCGGATGTTCACGATGACACCTTTTGTTTTGACTCAAATGTTTTGAGTGCAATATGCAAAAAGATTGGTGAAAGAAAGGTTTCTCTAGTTTCTGTTTCTGGACCTACGAGAAGcggaaaatcgtttctcctCAACTTTTTCTTAGGATTTATGAATCAAAAG TCTACCGGTACTTGGCTGGAAGATCAAGACGACGTTACTGAACGCAAATTTCACTGGAGAggaggaagcgaaagaaatACAACCGGAATTTGGATTTGGGACGAACCATTTATTGTGAAACGACCTGAGCATCAAGATGAAATAGCCGTTTTGTTTATTGACACGCAGGGAGTTTTTGATACTCAGGCATCGGTGAAGGAAAACACAATGCTGTTTGCATTTTCTACTTTGATTAGCTCTGTCCAG ATTTACAACTTGCCTCGTATGATAAGTGAAAGTGATTTGATGCATTTGGAG CTGTTTGTGAAATACGGCGAGTTGGCCTTGGAAGGATCATCAGCATCTAGCAAGCCTTTTCAA AATCTAACGTTTCTTATTCGAGACTGGAGCTGGCCAAGAGAGAGCAAGTATGGATacgaaggaggaagagactATCTTGCGCGCTGTTTCCAG GAGAGAAGTTCACCGAATCTAACTCACCAGCACGTGCAGCAGTGCTTTGATGCTTTGACTTGTTTTCTGATGCCTCACCCTGGATTTGAAGTCACTGAGAATGAGCAATTTGAAGGAAGACTTCCAG ATATAAGAGGCGAATTCAAGAcgcaattaaaaaattttgttCCGAGTTTATTGACTCCAAGTAAACTATTGGTCAAAAAAATAGCCGGCGAAGAAATAACAGGACGTGGACTTTTTAGTATAAGCAAG AAATACGCTGACGCGTTCACTACGCAAGGCATGCCAATTCCGAAGACTATTTTTGAG TCCACTGCTGAATTTAATCATCAGGCGGCTGTGAGTATGGTCTCTACTTACTACATGGAAGAGATGGATAAG ATCATTGACGGGAAAAACTACATACCAGAGCCTAAACTCGAATCTGAGCATAGAGTTAAAAAGGAGCGTGCCTTTGAAGCGTTTGATGCTTATCCTAAAATGGGGTCTCGTCTGTTTGGAAAGAGGTATCGTGATTCTCTTGAAGAACGAATCGAGAAGGCGTATGCAAACTTCCAAGAGCAAAACAGACAAAGAACTCTTGGAGCAGCTGTACGCCGCACTTGGAATAACCACAAAAGCAAGCTCTACACGGTTGCAGGAGTTGCAGGAGTTGTTGGTGCGCTTCTGGCCCGTCGCTAA
- the LOC136191716 gene encoding IQ domain-containing protein H-like, translating to MSATSEAGDVGNILAKVQDELHRLKEQFATTSDSETTVLDLRHLENAIERTERGIKAHAEKAFHAANNQVLTLPLVSNNSPVLQREPILGSLSKSPAKLASLKAITSGSSTVGSPSPGQKVKEAWGGRLIRNPTNAVSRQFLSQRFGVSLPAVAVREKQVQESKKIVSGTTVEPLTVLPRQNRIDPQLTPPPITEDDARKGLRSLIERGLIPPAAELSLKPSPVKNRQARLHSHSAQFSRLKISDGTAAGSNLAGVKVDPDQAFSSPKPVEKKSSTKSVSASPPPLPPSQNRHSSTLSCSTALSAKATARLTPVTFETQLPQLPAPYPTPATTSIDAQKIVIQQGFVVTTSAEYEAFQQANAIQWGSIVSIIKQLEVLLKAFSIPIAVIDCEKLSALSLHYELEHRPSREELMNCIINQKDVRRLMNVPGQRFKAANGHHVAATCIQTQYRRYRDRIKYLAYRKQKWAAGVIAMTWLLHIRIRRVRERLQNRRALQLERFAERRKALKNDWASISKSRRVIIHIPSKGYPEDIRETLKDFPISQNYQMARISDIRDPLVEVIYISPVTLSDETLQYYIKLMRMCSESGKSEIGDDASSATAADIGDRFHVIVPERLNTFTGHNMALSTILMYSLKTIERIKNLIKGRPAFIVPGIVSRDDVAVADMLGVPCLSAEPDVARLYSTKSGGRIIFADAKMGVPPSELGIYGEQQVFTSLASLVTNNLHVQRWIFKVDDEFDSRGMAYCDVTKYLQCYDWAVKESQRYGEKWTKKWAQEAANGRIAAELPSILRNHVVILNKRAYPTWEKFLAAFVRGDECRGGGVIEAAPPSHSVTSLTVDFFIDPCRNIRLMSSGDQVHDSPYHLCAMSVPQASVDPQQLKSITMAVAKSCCNRGIIGYVCVDFVTFIDPLTMNQQVWAVDLDVQYSDSLAMCQLFRFVTGGDFDFSASGLFEVPIDNQLRLYEEKEEERRKRRREWEDDVILRKRPTAARFGVMSARLYHTNLSVIRYSVFFQMCRAHTIGFDMEERCGCVFTLVDSSTRSRIGMICIGEDLPSAIALFSRNLSIIHQEISAPTMPGINNFKATALELHKIAGITEENETSFAKQE from the exons ATGAGCGCGACTTCAGAGGCAGGCGACGTCGGAAACATTCTAGCAAAG GTTCAAGACGAACTTCATCGGCTCAAAGAACAATTCGCGACAACTAGCGACagcgaaacgacagttttaGACCTTAGACATCTGGAAAACGCAATCGAGAGAACAGAAAGGGGCATAAAG GCTCACGCAGAAAAGGCGTTTCACGCTGCAAACAATCAGGTACTCACTCTTCCACTCGTTTCCAATAACTCTCCAGTTCTCCAACG TGAACCAATTTTGGGATCTTTGTCAAAGTCTCCTGCAAA GCTCGCTTCTTTGAAAGCAATAACCTCGGGTTCATCGACAGTCGGGAGTCCGTCGCCTGGCCAAAAa GTCAAAGAGGCTTGGGGCGGGAGGTTGATCCGAAATCCGACAAATGCCGTTTCCCGGCAGTTTCTCAGTCAAAGATTTGGAGTTTCTCTTCCAGCCGTGGCCGTCAGGGAAAAGCAA GTTCaggaatcaaagaaaatTGTTAGCGGAACGACTGTGGAACCGTTGACCGTGCTTCCAAGGCAAAATAGAATAGATCCTCAA tTGACACCACCGCCGATTACTGAAGACGATGCACGAAAGGGATTGCGAAGTTTAATTGAACGAGGACTAATACCC CCTGCAGCTGAATTGTCGCTCAAGCCGTCTCCGGTCAAGAACAGGCAGGCGAGA CTTCACAGCCATTCAGCTCAGTTCTCTCGTCTAAAAATCAGCGACGGAACGGCAG CGGGGTCTAATCTAGCCGGCGTTAAA GTTGATCCGGACcaagcgttttcttcaccaaAACCggtagaaaagaaatcgtctacAAAATCAGTGTCCGcctctccgccgccgctgccgccttCCCAG AATCGTCACTCGTCGACTCTTTCGTGCAGCACGGCTCTCTCAGCGAAAGCCACCGCTCGACTGACGCCTGTCACTTTTGAAACCCAATTGCCTCAACTTCCT GCACCGTATCCTACTCCGGCCACTACATCGATAGATGCGCAGAAAATTGTAATTCAGCAGGGATTTGTTGTCACAACATCAGCA GAGTATGAGGCGTTTCAACAGGCCAATGCTATTCAGTGGGGAAG TATTGTCTCAATTATCAAGCAGCTGGAAGTGCTACTGAAAGCGTTTTCTATTCCAATAGCCGTTATCGATTGTGAAAA GCTTTCAGCGTTGTCTTTGCATTACGAGTTGGAGCATAGGCCCTCTAGAGAG GAGCTTATGAACTGCATTATAAATCAAAAGGACGTTCGACGATTGATGAATGTTCCT GGGCAGAGATTCAAGGCGGCCAATGGACACCACGTGGCAGCCACTTGCATTCAA ACTCAGTACAGGAGATATAGGGACAGGATAAAGTATCTTGCGTATAGAAAACAGAAATGGGCTGCAG GCGTCATTGCCATGACGTGGCTATTGCACATCAGAATTCGACGTGTGCGAGAGAGACTCCAAAATCGAAGAGCCCTTCAACTGGAGCGATTTGccgagagaagaaag GCTTTGAAAAATGATTGGGCCAGCATATCAAAGTCAAGAAGAGTCATTATTCACATACCATCTAAAG GTTACCCCGAGGACATACGAGAAACTTTAAAAGATTTCCCCATATCTCAAAATTACCAAATGGCTCGAATAAGCGACATCAGAG ATCCCCTAGTAGAAGTGATATACATTTCTCCGGTGACTCTCAGCGACGAAACTCTTCAATACTACATCAAATTGATGAGAATGTGCTCGGAGAGCGGTAAGAGCGAAATAGGCGACGATGCGTCGTCAGCCACGGCTGCCGATATCGGCGATCGATTCCACGTCATTGTTCCTGAACGCTTGAATACGTTCACCGGGCACAATATGGCTCTTTCAACTATTCTGATGTACAGTTTGAAGACGATTGAAAG AATCAAGAATCTAATCAAGGGAAGACCGGCGTTTATTGTACCTGGTATTGTGTCGAGAGACGATGTAGCTGTAGCAGATATGCTGG GTGTGCCTTGTTTGTCTGCTGAACCGGATGTAGCTCGTTTGTATTCTACCAAATCAGGCGGTAGGATAATATTTGCCGATGCTAAG ATGGGCGTTCCTCCTTCTGAACTTGGAATTTACGGGGAACAACAG GTGTTTACCTCCTTGGCGTCACTAGTGACGAACAATCTTCACGTGCAGAGATGGATATTCAAGGtggacgacgaattcgacaGCAGGGGAATGG CGTATTGCGATGTGACAAAATATCTCCAATGCTACGATTGGGCGGTAAAGGAGAGCCAACGATACGGCGAAAAATGGACAAAGAAATGGGCTCAG GAAGCGGCCAATGGACGCATTGCTGCTGAACTTCCTTCCATTCTTAGAAACCACGTTGTCATACTGAACAAAAGAGCGTATCCAACGTGGGAGAAATTTCTTGCCGCTTTTGTCCGAGGCGACGAATGCAGGG GAGGTGGCGTTATCGAAGCCGCACCTCCCAGTCacagcgtgacgtcactgacaGTCGATTTTTTCATTGACCCGTGTCGAAATATTCGACTAATGTCGTCAGGAGATCAG GTTCACGATTCACCTTATCACTTGTGCGCCATGTCCGTGCCTCAAGCGTCCGTTGATCCACAGCAGCTAAAGTCAATTACGATGGCTGTAGCCAAGTCGTGCTGCAATCGCGGGATTATTGGATACGtttgcgtcgatttcgtcaccTTTATTGATCCTCTTACG ATGAACCAGCAAGTGTGGGCCGTCGATCTTGACGTCCAATACAGCGACAGCCTGGCCATGTGCCAGCTATTTCGCTTCGTAACGGGCGGCGACTTTGATTTCTCTGCGTCAGGGCTGTTCGAAGTACCAATTGACAATCAGCTGCGGCTGtacgaagagaaggaagaggagagacgaaaacgacgccgggaatgggaagacgacgtcatatTACGG AAACGACCAACGGCGGCTCGATTTGGCGTGATGAGCGCTCGACTATACCACACTAATTTGTCTGTCATACGGTACAGCGTCTTCTTTCAGATGTGCCGGGCGCATACCATCGGATTTGACATGGAG GAACGATGTGGCTGCGTTTTTACTCTCGTCGACAGTTCCACTCGAAGTCGCATTGGAATGAT ATGCATTGGCGAGGACTTGCCATCGGCCatcgctctcttttctcGCAATCTCTCGATCATACATCAGGAAATATCAGCTCCAACGATGCCAGGCATTAACAATTTCAAG GCTACTGCATTGGAACTGCACAAGATCGCGGGAATaacagaagaaaacgagaccTCTTTCGCCAAACAAGAATAG
- the LOC136192030 gene encoding fibroblast growth factor receptor 3-like: MQRAVSNSTSVPPISDVNTEWLNRVIVISVPALTGLLLLALAAFGLVRCRTYVRRQRRRRAVDDSDYDPSSVEAAQVPPQFFFRDPTRALAAAARAQQRRSSGKGLAFASRYSEGSDAFPDNYRSYYGGSGCDSQPGSESSEVNLQRVTLVEEIGSGCFTKVFVAMLAKKSREKDFAVQVAVKQLQAREVPASAREEIAAEVEMLREIGQSPYIVQMLGYGTRGENLYVITEYAELGNLQNYLRSRRDNTLGPRYRLFRNISDMKAGLTEIDLLAWAEQIGLGLEYMACRDVIHGDLAARNILVFSEQRVKISDFGLSHYASQASIGARLKGSKLPLRWMAPEAIFQQTFSLKSDIWSFGILLWEIVTLGHTPYPGLAESTLTIKLRKGYRLSKPSVCSNQVYQLMRECWHSRPAARPASSQVRERLAQMSVESQDTGDPTHLDYSRVLTPDHLASSTLVISDEEIIVNRGGTGLLSPWAAVQSADSDSGSNASSSRVSGKGRDSKRSPATLARTLESVPDESSIDWSDAD, encoded by the exons ATGCAAAGAGCTGTATCAAACAGCACAAGCGTCCCGCCCATTTCCGATGTCAACACAGAATGGCTCAACCGAGTCATCGTCATATCGGTTCCCGCGTTGACAGGACTTCTCCTTCTAGCGCTCGCCGCGTTTGGACTCGTACGCTGCCGTACCTACGTAAGACGccaacgccgacgtcgcgccgtcgacgattccgaCTACGACCCAAGCTCGGTCGAAGCTGCGCAAGTCCCGCCCCAATTTTTCTTCCGCGATCCGACGCGAGCTCTCGCCGCTGCAGCACGCGCGCAGCAGCGTCGGAGCAGTGGAAAGGGGCTTGCCTTCGCGTCGCGCTATTCCGAAGGCTCGGACGCGTTTCCGGACAACTATCGGAGCTATTACGGTGGAAGTGGCTGCGATAGTCAACCGGGAAGCGAATCGAGCGAAGTGAATCTTCAACGCGTCacgctcgtcgaagaaattgGATCGGGATGTTTTACCAAAGTTTTCGTCGCCATGCTAGCGAAGAAGAGTCGGGAGAAGGATTTTGCAGTGCAGGTCGCCGTGAAGCAGCTCcaag CCAGGGAGGTTCCTGCTTCTGCACGAGAGGAGATTGCCGCTGAGGTGGAGATGCTTCGTGAAATAGGACAGAGTCCCTATATTGTGCAGATGCTTGGTTATGGGACGAGGGGAGAGAACCTCTATGTTATTACCGAGTACGCAGAGCTGGGTAATCTTCAAAATTACCTgagaagcagaagagacAAT ACTCTGGGTCCACGATATCGACTTTTTCGAAATATATCGGATATGAAAGCGGGCCTCACTGAAATTGATTTGCTTGCATGGGCAGAACAGATTGGTCTAGGACTG GAATACATGGCTTGTCGCGATGTCATTCACGGGGATTTGGCTGCGAGGAATATTCTTGTCTTTTCTGAGCAGCGAGTGAAAATATCTGATTTTGGATTATCTCATTACGCATCACAGGCGTCAATTGGAGCGAGACTCAAAGGAAGCAAGCTTCCGCTTCGGTGGATGGCACCGGAGGCGATATTCCAGCAAACCTTTTCCCTAAAAAGCGACAT TTGGTCATTTGGGATTTTGCTGTGGGAGATAGTCACTTTAG GCCATACGCCATATCCTGGGCTTGCTGAAAGCACCCTCACTATTAAACTCAGAAAAGGATATAGACTATCAAAACCAAGCGTCTGCTCGAATCAAGT GTATCAGCTGATGAGAGAATGTTGGCATTCGCGTCCCGCAGCAAGACCAGCTAGTAGTCAGGTGAGAGAGCGACTTGCCCAGATGTCTGTGGAGAGTCAGGATACGGGCGATCCTACGCACTTGGACTACAGTCGCGTTCTCACGCCCGATCACTTGGCTTCGTCAACATTGGTCATCTCTGACGAGGAGATCATTGTCAATCGAGGTGGCACTGGACTGCTATCGCCTTGGGCTGCTGTGCAAAGTGCTGACAGTGATAGTGGCAGCAATGCTTCGAGTAGTAGGGTTTCAGGAAAAGGCAGAGACTCGAAAAGAAGTCCAGCCACTTTAGCAAGAACATTAGAAAGTGTTCCCGACGAAAGTAGTATAGATTGGTCTGATGCAGATTGA
- the LOC136191724 gene encoding glycosylated lysosomal membrane protein A-like: protein MTKLALFILVLSASLRPSTEDDKLTPKRTVSFQENLAATSRCKLCPSQQSKSCTPTNCSDSSRWMNATGDGFKHANATPVAPASFSGHVDYLWSTIGTPSIVVGYSDKPTTISTNWTIRELSPDDNSNVTVDLDAIEMKRDFSFGFIVSKFFTFDKTLLNLTCAGSPNGGLHNCNNITFEVNSTHFPDFEWETFSGTQTLTDKEDGIGGHFNGSLPLKYFPRNATQRYKGNHTITPHAWLDIEFAAAKEAGSQDPFPHLPFSVNSTVINVKLGLDVAYTNASDESVVLEVVLVSDPETANEKTMPYVTKKRSIDDEYTPSIFYTYTGHVEGNSDAHRGYVQWKPIAYTQPNKHTVENSLEIYMQPDIKTLPFNGSLPHSAVAALYSNHASKTARVFYIIFHPQTPEESNPTYFSWSLVIGYGTPEPQKPSLLVYLTVLLGLGIPLVLTILSSVYVCYKKRQMKKMKTASLFDLN, encoded by the exons ATGACCAAACTCGCTTTATTCATCTTAGTGCTCTCTGCATCGCTACGCCCGAGCACGGAAGACGACAAGCTAACACCAAAGAGAACC GTCTCCTTCCAAGAAAATctggcggcgacgtcgcgatgcAAGCTATGCCCATCGCAACAAAGCAAATCGTGCACGCCGACGAATTGCTCGGACTCGTCTCGATGGATGAACGCGACTGGCGACGGTTTCAAAcacgcgaacgcgacgccCGTCGCGCCAGCATCATTCTCCGGCCACGTCGACTATCTGTGGAGCACGATCGGCACGCCGTCAATAGTCGTCGGATACTCGGACaaaccgacgacgatttcgaccaATTGGACGATACGGGAATTGTCTCCGGATGACAATTCGAATGTTACTGTTGATCTCGATGCGATCGAGATGAAGAGGGATTTCTCCTTTGGGTTTATCGTCAGCAAGTTTTTCACGTTCGACAAGACGTTGTTGAATCTGACCTGTGCCGGATCGCCGAACGGTGGCCTACACAATTGCAATAATATCACATTTGAAGTCAATTCGACTCACTTTCCCGATTTCGAGTGGGAGACGTTTAGCGGGACGCAGACGCTTACTGACAAAGAGGATGGAATAGGAGGCCATTTTAACGGCTCCTTGCCTTTGAAGTACTTTCCTCGCAATGCGACGCAGCGCTATAAAGGCAATCACACCATCACGCCTCACGCGTGGCTCGACATAGAG tttgctGCTGCTAAGGAGGCGGGGTCTCAGGATCCGTTTCCTCACTTGCCATTTTCTGTCAATTCGACGGTGATCAACGTCAAGCTCGGGTTGGACGTCGCGTACACGAacgcgagcgacgagagCGTCGTATTGGAAGTCGTCCTCGTTTCCGATCCGGAAACGGCgaacgaaaaaacgatgcCGTACGTCACAAAGAAACGAtccatcgacgacgaatacaCGCCGTCGATATTTTA CACGTACACTGGGCACGTGGAGGGCAATAGCGACGCTCACCGGGGCTATGTGCAGTGGAAACCAATTGCTTACACTCAACCTAATAAGCACACGGTTGAAAATAGCTTAGAGATTTATATGCAACCGGATATCAAGACGCTGCCGTTCAATGGCTCGCTACCTCATTCGGCTGTCGCTGCTCTTTACAGCAATCACGCAAGCAAAACCGCTCGCGTTTTCTACATCATATTTCACCCGCAAACACCCGAAGAATCGAATCCCACATATTTTTCCTG gagTTTAGTCATTGGGTACGGTACGCCTGAACCTCAGAAGCCGTCCCTACTTGTCTATCTTACAGTTTTACTGGGTCTCGGCATTCCTTTGGTACTGACTATATTGAGCAGTGTTTACGTTTGCTACAAGAAACGgcagatgaagaagatgaagaccGCCTCGTTGTTCGATCTTAATTGA